Proteins encoded together in one Rhizobium sp. 11515TR window:
- a CDS encoding sugar phosphate isomerase/epimerase family protein — protein MRIGFYTSTFNDRPFEEVVDFAASAGFDAIEIDVRGHIKTPDKVQAAVALARDRNLFVSSIAFFGNQLDADRAKRGELRAITEEFAEAIGEADVPIFIIFPGRDDSADEDTNYDDFADFANRLIARTTSSGLIFAIENWPGPKDNFIGTTPKGWQELFKRIPDKRFGLEFDPSHLIRIGVDPYIAMDAVKDRIAILHAKDTAIDAAAQQAVGYHGKGWWQYKLPGHGLLDWPRFLRQARANGFDGTLSIEHEDAAFGWPGKDLAQRKEGERLGLAYLRKVLNGL, from the coding sequence ATGAGGATCGGTTTTTATACGTCGACATTCAATGACAGGCCATTCGAGGAGGTGGTGGACTTCGCTGCTTCCGCTGGCTTCGATGCGATCGAAATCGATGTCCGCGGCCATATCAAGACGCCGGACAAGGTGCAGGCGGCGGTCGCCCTTGCCCGCGACCGAAACCTCTTCGTCTCCTCGATTGCCTTTTTCGGCAATCAGCTCGATGCCGATCGCGCCAAACGTGGCGAGCTTCGAGCCATCACCGAGGAATTCGCCGAAGCGATCGGCGAAGCCGACGTGCCGATCTTCATAATCTTTCCCGGGCGCGACGACAGCGCCGACGAGGATACCAACTATGACGATTTCGCCGACTTCGCCAACCGGCTGATCGCCCGGACGACCTCGAGCGGGCTTATCTTCGCGATCGAGAACTGGCCCGGCCCAAAGGACAATTTCATCGGCACCACGCCGAAAGGCTGGCAGGAGCTCTTCAAACGAATTCCCGACAAGCGCTTCGGCCTTGAATTCGACCCTTCCCATCTCATCCGCATCGGCGTCGATCCCTATATCGCCATGGATGCGGTCAAGGATCGCATCGCCATCCTTCATGCCAAGGACACGGCGATCGATGCGGCCGCACAGCAAGCGGTCGGCTATCATGGCAAGGGGTGGTGGCAGTACAAGCTGCCGGGTCATGGACTTCTCGATTGGCCGCGCTTCCTGCGTCAGGCGCGCGCCAACGGCTTCGATGGCACGCTTTCGATCGAACACGAGGATGCGGCTTTCGGTTGGCCGGGCAAGGATCTTGCTCAACGGAAGGAGGGCGAGCGCCTCGGCCTTGCCTATCTCCGAAAGGTCTTGAACGGGCTTTGA